The Juglans microcarpa x Juglans regia isolate MS1-56 chromosome 8S, Jm3101_v1.0, whole genome shotgun sequence genome has a window encoding:
- the LOC121244881 gene encoding receptor protein-tyrosine kinase CEPR1-like — protein sequence MALWSLIFLFGLLLSLSCLSHAINTNQSEFFTLMKKSVLGNSLSSWDVSGGKPYCMFNGVSCDDQGHVVKIDVSGWSLSGDFPENVCSYLPKLRVLRLSRNNFSGNFPVSIVNCSFLEELNMSQLYQSGTLPDLSPMKSLKILDLSYNHFVGNFPMSITNLTNLEVLNFNENHAFNIWQLPENISRLTKLKSMILTTCMVQGTIPTTIGDMTSLVDLELSGNYLVGRIPAEIGLLRNLKQLELYYNQLVGNIPEELGNLSELIDLDMSVNRLTGNIPESICRLPKLQVLQLYNNSLTGEIPGAIENSTTLTILSLYDNFLTGEVPRNLGHSSQLIVLDLSENHLSGPLPTEVCKGGRLLYFLVLDNMFFGNLPYTYEKCETLLRFRVSHNRLEGPIPKGLLSLPHAAIIDLGYNNLTGNLADTIGNARNLSELFIQSNRISGVLPPEISGAINLVKIDLSNNLLSGPIPSEIGKLRKLNLLLLQINKFTSPIPDSLSMLKSLNVLDLSYNQLTGSIPESLSELLPNSVNFSNNLLSGPIPLSLIKGGMVENFFGNPELCVLVYVNSFDQRFPICSKTYNQKKLNSIWAIGVSVVLILLGALLFLKRRFSQKRAAIEHEETLSSSFYSYDVKSFHRTSFDQREVIDAMVDKNIVAHGGSGTVYKIELSNGEIFAVKKLWNQRIKQTTSANQLFIDKELKTEVETLGSIRHRNIVKLYYYFSSLDCSMLVYEYMPNGNLWDVLHKGCIHLDWPTRHQIALGIAQGLAYLHHDLLHPIIHRDIKSTNILLDVNYQPKVADFGIAKVLQARGGKDSFTTVVAGTYGYLAPEYAYTSKATTKCDVYSFGVVLMELITGKKPVEPEFGESKNIIYWVSKNVDTKEGALEVLDKRLSELFQDEMIKVLRIAIRCTYKAPALRPTMKEVVQLLIDADPCAFDCCKSSNKIKE from the exons ATGGCTCTTTGGTCTCTTATCTTCCTTTTTGGGTTACTTTTGTCACTCTCTTGTCTttctcatgcaatcaatacaaACCAATCTGAGTTCTTCACCCTGATGAAAAAGTCTGTCTTGGGAAACTCCTTGTCTAGCTGGGATGTCTCGGGAGGGAAGCCTTATTGCATGTTCAATGGAGTTAGCTGCGATGATCAAGGTCATGTTGTCAAGATCGATGTCTCCGGTTGGTCACTTTCAGGTGACTTCCCCGAAAATGTGTGCTCTTACCTGCCAAAATTGCGAGTGCTCCGCCTTAGCCGCAACAATTTCAGTGGCAACTTTCCTGTCAGTATCGTCAACTGCAGCTTTTTGGAAGAGCTGAACATGAGTCAATTGTATCAATCAGGAACTCTTCCTGATTTGTCGCCTATGAAGTCTCTGAAGATACTTGATTTGTCATACAATCACTTTGTAGGCAACTTCCCCATGTCAATCACCAATCTCACCAATCTGGAGGTGCTTAACTTCAATGAAAACCATGCTTTCAACATATGGCAACTCCCAGAGAACATTTCCAGGTTGACAAAGCTCAAGTCTATGATCTTGACAACGTGCATGGTGCAAGGTACGATCCCTACAACAATAGGAGATATGACATCTCTTGTTGATCTTGAATTAAGTGGAAATTACCTTGTTGGTAGAATTCCAGCAGAGATTGGGTTGTTGAGGAACTTAAAACAGCTTGAACTCTACTACAACCAACTTGTTGGCAACATACCTGAGGAGCTAGGTAATCTATCTGAGCTCATAGACCTGGACATGTCTGTCAATAGGTTGACGGGCAATATCCCAGAATCCATTTGTCGTCTTCCCAAGCTCCAAGTCCTACAACTTTACAACAACAGCCTTACAGGAGAAATCCCAGGTGCAATTGAAAATTCAACGACCTTGACAATTTTATCACTTTATGACAATTTTTTGACAGGAGAAGTTCCTCGAAATCTAGGACATTCATCACAGTTGATTGTTCTAGATTTATCAGAAAACCATCTATCGGGTCCATTGCCAACAGAGGTTTGCAAGGGAGGTAGACTGCTTTACTTTCTTGTACTTGATAACATGTTCTTTGGAAATTTACCCTACACATATGAAAAATGTGAGACTTTACTACGGTTTCGAGTTAGTCATAATCGTTTAGAGGGACCCATACCTAAAGGACTTCTGAGTCTTCCCCATGCGGCAATCATTGACTTGGGCTACAATAATTTGACTGGAAACCTTGCTGACACAATTGGAAATGCTAGAAATTTATCAGAACTGTTCATACAGAGTAACAGGATTTCTGGTGTTTTACCTCCTGAAATCTCCGGTGCTATCAATTTGGTGAAGATTGATCTTAGTAATAATTTGTTGTCTGGTCCAATACCTTCAGAAATTGGCAAGTTGAGAAAGCTAAATCTGCTGCTGCTACAAATCAACAAGTTCACATCTCCCATCCCTGATTCACTTTCTATGCTAAAATCTCTCAATGTTCTTGATCTCTCATACAACCAGTTGACCGGAAGTATCCCAGAAAGCCTATCTGAATTGTTGCCTAACTCTGTCAACTTTTCAAACAATTTGCTTTCTGGTCCAATTCCTCTCTCATTAATAAAAGGAGGGATGGTAGAAAACTTCTTTGGCAACCCAGAACTTTGTGTGTTGGTCTATGTTAATTCCTTTGATCAAAGGTTTCCCATTTGTTCAAAGACTTACAACCAAAAGAAACTAAATTCCATCTGGGCAATTGGAGTTTCTGTTGTTCTCATACTTCTGGGAGCTCTCCTTTTCTTAAAGCGCCGGTTTAGCCAAAAAAGAGCTGCTATAGAACATGAAGAGACATTGTCTTCATCTTTCTATTCATATGATGTAAAAAGTTTCCATCGAACAAGTTTTGATCAACGCGAGGTGATCGACGCCATGGTGGACAAGAATATCGTGGCTCATGGAGGATCTGGGACGGTGTACAAAATTGAGTTGAGCAATGGGGAAATTTTTGCTGTGAAAAAGTTATGGAatcaaagaataaaacaaactaCTTCAGCGAATCAATTGTTCATAGACAAGGAGTTAAAAACAGAGGTGGAAACTCTGGGAAGTATAAGGCACAGAAACATAGTCAAATTGTACTACTACTTCTCAAGTTTAGATTGCAGCATGCTTGTTTATGAGTATATGCCGAATGGCAACCTTTGGGATGTTCTTCACAAAGGTTGCATTCATTTGGATTGGCCTACTCGCCATCAGATTGCATTAGGCATTGCACAAGGTTTAGCATATCTCCACCATGATCTACTCCATCCAATCATTCACAGAGACATCAAGTCAACCAATATCCTTTTAGATGTTAATTACCAGCCCAAAGTTGCAGATTTTGGCATAGCCAAGGTTTTACAAGCAAGAGGAGGGAAGGATTCATTCACTACAGTAGTTGCAGGGACTTATGGTTACTTGGCACCAG AATATGCATATACATCAAAGGCAACAACCAAGTGTGATGTGTACAGTTTTGGAGTAGTTCTAATGGAATTGATAACTGGGAAGAAGCCAGTAGAGCCAGAGTTTGGAGAGAGCAAGAATATCATCTATTGGGTCTCAAAAAATGTGGACACAAAAGAAGGAGCTTTGGAGGTCTTAGACAAGAGATTATCAGAGTTGTTCCAGGACGAGATGATCAAGGTTCTTCGCATTGCCATTCGTTGTACCTACAAAGCCCCAGCCCTTCGCCCAACCATGAAGGAAGTTGTTCAGTTGCTGATTGACGCTGACCCCTGTGCATTCGATTGCTGCAAATCTTCAAATAAGATTAAAGAATAA